One segment of Cutaneotrichosporon cavernicola HIS019 DNA, chromosome: 4 DNA contains the following:
- a CDS encoding uncharacterized protein (Belongs to the mitochondrial carrier (TC 2.A.29) family) produces MAQQQPLTPFGSALAGALGAVFSNALVYPLDTAKTRLQASTSAELAAYEKEDEKAASGPGLKAWIRRRLRKWQLINMLCRIIKREGISGAFKGFSASMINCFSMQFAYFFFHSWLRGTAMKKAEGKGLSTGAELALGAAAGALAQIFTIPVAVVATRQQLWVPPPGATGKARREPTLMETAKSIVASGGITALWTGLKPGLVLTVNPAITYGVFERAKAWILERSGESKLSVSQAFFIGMASKTLATIVTYPYIFAKVRLQAGPEDHHCAEHVHEGESYADAVKGSHRRPTGAIELLKQVYKEDGFAGWYQGMSAQIFKAVLCQGILFVCKDRFEDQARVIMNSVAKLQAKHAGVLSKASA; encoded by the exons ATggcccagcagcagcccCTCACCCCATTCGGCTCCGCCCTCGCTGgtgccctcggcgccgtctTCTCCAACGC CCTCGTCTACCCGCTCGACACGGCCAAGACGCGACTGcaggcgtcgacgagcgcagAGCTTGCCGCTTatgagaaggaggacgagaaggcgGCTAGCGGACCTGGCCTCAAGGCCTGgatccgccgccgccttaGAAAGTGGCAGCTGATCAACATGCTCTGCCGCATCATCAAGCGCGAGGGCATTTCGGGCGCCTTCAAGGGCTTTAGCGCCAGCATGATCAACTGCTTCTCCATGC AGTTCGCATACTTCTTCTTCCACAGCTGGCTGCGCGGGACGGCCATGAAGAAGGcggagggcaagggcctCAGCACCGgtgccgagcttgcgctcggtgcggcggcgggcgctCTCGCGCAGATCTTCACGATCCCCGTCGCGGTCGTGGCCACGCGCCAGCAGCTGTGGGTCCCGCCGCCGGGGGCGACGGGCAAGGCGAGGCGCGAGCCGACGCTCATGGAGACGGCCAAGTCGATTGTCGCCTCTGGCGGCATCACCGCCCTCTGGACCGGTCTCAAGCCCGGTCTCGTGCTCACCGTCAACCCGGCGATCACGTACGGTGTCttcgagcgcgccaaggcgtGGATCCTCGAGCGTTCTGGAGAGAGCAAGCTCAGTGTCAGCCAGGCCTTCTTCATCGGCATGGCGTCCAAGACGCTCGCAACCATCGTTACCTACCCCTACATCTTTGCCAAGGTGCGCCTGCAGGCCGGGCCTGAGGACCACCACTGCGCCGAGCACGTGCATGAGGGTGAGAGCTATGCCGATGCCGTCAAGGGAtcgcaccgccgccctACTGGTGCGatcgagctcctcaagcagGTGTACAAGGAGGACGGCTTTGCCGGTTGGTACCAGGGTATGTCGGCCCAGATCTTCAAGGCTGTTCTTTGTCAGGGTATCCTGTTCGTCTGCAAGGACCGGTTCGAGGACCAGGCGCGCGTCATCATGAACTCggtcgccaagctccaggCCAAGCACGCCGGCGTCCTCTCCAAGGCTTCGGCTTAG
- the CYT2 gene encoding uncharacterized protein (BAG domain) — translation MLPRLIPLHSPHNVNDQRLGRCSHLFPQLPILSEYNSLPFLGRSTMAPFTNPFRRAAAENESGQITVHVKWGRERFNIPIPNPDMTPLSQLIGTLSHQTGIPADQLKLVFKGAVLKDQLLTLSSYGITDGSNLTMVGKEGPAPAPPAPTQQVVKKKNKQPETDSEQVLVDWIRSLVSGVVEPLEASIVTFVHQAAPSATNKPKVQQSFEVLQREHARLSELLLKGLLDMDGVEIPSGWAEARLERKNGVKRLQGELTRVDDAWGNRKRLAT, via the exons aTGTTGCCACGTTTGATCCCGCTTCACTCTCCACACAACGTCAATGATCAGAGACTTGGGCGTTGTTCCCATCTGTTTCCACAACTGCCCATCCTGTCCGAATACAACT cccttcccttcctcggccgctCAACCATGGCACCTTTCACCAACCCGTTCCGGCGTGCGGCAGCGGAAAATGAGTCGGGCCAGATCACCGTTCACGTAAAGTGGGGTCGCGAGCG cttCAACATCCCCATCCCGAACCCAGATATGACCCCGCTCTCGCAGCTGATCGGCACGCTGTCGCATCAGACCGGTATCCCTGCCGAccagctcaagctcgtctTCAAGGGGGCCGTTCTGAAGGACCAGCTCCTGACCCTCTCCTCATATGGGATCACAGATGGGTCGAACCTGACGATGGTGGGGAAAGAGGGTCCGGCGCCCGCCCCTCCTGCGCCTACTCAGCAGGTggtcaagaagaagaacaaGCAGCCGGAGACGGACTCGGAACAGGTGTTGGTCGACTGGATCCGCAGCCTGGTCTctggcgtcgtcgagccgCTCGAGGCCAGCATTGTGACGTTTGTGCACCAGGCTGCGCCGTCGGCCACGAACAAGCCCAAAGTCCAGCAGAGCTTTGAAGTGCTGCAGCGTGAGCATGCGCGTCTGAGCGAGCTGTTGCTCAAGGGTCTGCTGGATAtggacggcgtcgagatCCCAAGTGGGTGGGCGGAGGCACggttggagaggaagaaCGGCGTTAAAAGGCTGCAGGGGGAGCTTACACGGGTGGACGATGCCTGGGGGAACAGAAAGCGGTTGGCGACGTAG